ATCAGCAGCGATTAATATCTTGGAAGTTCAAGCTGTGGGTAGTTTTGGACGGCTTTATTTGGGTGGACAAGAACGGGATATTCTTGCAGGTGCAGCCGGAGCATTAACGGCAATTGAAAGTGTAGCAGGTAGGACAAATCCCCTGGCAATGCGTCAGGAATAAAGGAGACAAAATGGCAAATCAAGAGCATCTAGCTTTACTGAAAGCTGGTGCAGTCACATGGATGGAGTGGAGAGAAAAAAACCCCGATATTGAACCAGATTTGAGTGGTGTTGATCTCTATGAAGCAAATTTGGCTGAAGCTAACTTAAGTTTAGTTAATTTCAGTGTTGCCAACTTAAGTTTTACCCAACTTACCCAGGCAAATTTGAGCCATGCGAATTTGATTGGAGTTAACTTGAGTCAAGCCAATCTCAAAAATGCTGTGCTTGCTGATGCTAATTTAATTGGGGCTGACTTAAAAGGTGCAAACTTAAGAGGTGCTGATTTGGGTACAGCCAAACTGCACCGCACTAACCTCTGTTTTGCCAACCTCATCGAAGCTAACTTGATTGGGGCAGATTTGAGCAAAGCCAACCTGCACGAAGCGGAATTAATAGGAGCTTATCTTTATAAAGCTGATCTTTACCAAGTAAATCTCAGCAAAGCCCACCTGAGTAGTGCCTACCTGTTGCAGGCTAACCTGAGTGAGGCTGACTTGCGAGGTGCTGACTTGCGATGGAGTAACCTCAAAGGGGCTAATTTAGCAGGTGCTAACCTTACAGGAGCGAAGTTAGCAGGAGCTAATCTGAACGGTGCGAATT
Above is a genomic segment from Fischerella sp. JS2 containing:
- a CDS encoding pentapeptide repeat-containing protein, whose product is MANQEHLALLKAGAVTWMEWREKNPDIEPDLSGVDLYEANLAEANLSLVNFSVANLSFTQLTQANLSHANLIGVNLSQANLKNAVLADANLIGADLKGANLRGADLGTAKLHRTNLCFANLIEANLIGADLSKANLHEAELIGAYLYKADLYQVNLSKAHLSSAYLLQANLSEADLRGADLRWSNLKGANLAGANLTGAKLAGANLNGANFQDTIMPDS